Proteins from a genomic interval of Paenibacillus sp. FSL H8-0048:
- a CDS encoding phage late control D family protein, translating to MGTSVANYKIELNGSKLSAELTAAVEGVTLEDELNLPAVFSIQMNMVNAGSGMWRGTDLTSLKPGDQLKLSLGLDQPEPMISGEITSLDLNFAEHSVLDIRGYDLLHRLRTGTRSKAFLKKKDSDIAGEIAKEHGLTPVVEDTGTVYPYLFQNNQSNYEFLLERAALLDYELFAADKQLHFVKSRSVKAPVLPEMSFKKDFERLNLELRALTRGSKVTLKGWDVKEKKELEAIAKSGEETTKMGGKEGGFTISTAAVGESPIVIMAENLLDMNEAKVLAAAAYNSRLREFIAGEGMCWGNPKLRAGQTVKLMGLGERFSGIYYIVATVHKIDSKGYTTTFKVKRTGL from the coding sequence ATGGGCACCAGTGTAGCAAATTACAAAATTGAGCTGAACGGAAGCAAGCTGTCCGCTGAACTGACAGCGGCGGTGGAAGGCGTCACCTTGGAGGATGAGCTTAATCTGCCGGCGGTATTTTCCATCCAGATGAATATGGTGAATGCCGGAAGCGGCATGTGGCGGGGAACGGATCTGACGAGCCTGAAGCCGGGCGACCAGCTGAAGCTCTCCCTTGGACTCGACCAGCCGGAGCCGATGATCAGCGGAGAGATTACCTCGCTGGATCTGAACTTTGCGGAGCACTCGGTGCTGGATATCCGCGGATATGATCTGCTGCACAGGCTGCGTACGGGGACGAGGAGCAAAGCTTTTCTGAAGAAGAAGGATAGTGATATTGCGGGAGAAATTGCCAAGGAGCATGGATTGACCCCTGTGGTGGAGGATACCGGAACGGTGTATCCCTACCTCTTCCAGAATAATCAGAGCAACTACGAATTTCTGCTGGAGCGGGCAGCCCTGCTCGATTATGAGCTGTTCGCGGCAGATAAGCAGCTGCATTTCGTCAAGTCGCGGTCCGTGAAGGCCCCGGTGCTGCCTGAGATGAGCTTCAAGAAGGATTTCGAACGGCTGAACCTGGAGCTGAGGGCCCTTACCCGGGGGAGTAAGGTGACGCTTAAGGGCTGGGATGTGAAGGAGAAAAAGGAGCTTGAGGCTATCGCTAAGAGCGGAGAAGAGACGACCAAAATGGGCGGGAAGGAAGGCGGCTTCACCATCAGCACCGCAGCGGTCGGGGAATCACCGATTGTCATTATGGCCGAGAATCTGCTGGATATGAACGAAGCCAAGGTGCTGGCCGCCGCCGCTTACAACAGCCGCCTGCGCGAGTTCATTGCCGGGGAAGGCATGTGCTGGGGGAACCCTAAGCTCCGGGCAGGGCAGACGGTGAAGCTGATGGGTCTGGGCGAGCGCTTCAGCGGAATTTATTATATTGTAGCTACCGTTCACAAGATCGACAGCAAGGGCTATACCACGACGTTCAAGGTGAAGAGGACTGGCCTATGA